One Ilumatobacter fluminis genomic window, CAACGCCGCAGCGGTCGCCGACCTGTTCGACCTCGGTTGACGTGACGACGCTCCGTCTCGCCACCCGCGGGAGCGCTCAGGCCCGGACACAGGCCGAGTTCGTGGCTGCCCGACTCGCCGAACGCGGCGTCGACGCCGAGCTGGTCATCATCGAGACCCACGGCGACCGCACGCAGGCGACCAACGTCCCGCTGCACACGATCGGCGGGCAGGGCGTGTTCGTGAAAGAGGTCCAGGCCGCCGTGCTCGACGGACGGGCCGACGTCGCCGTGCACTCCGCGAAAGATCTCCCGACCGAGACCGATCCACGGTTGACGATCGGTGCGTACACCGAGCGCCGCGACGCCGCCGACGCCCTGATCGGGGCGACGCTCGACGACCTGCCCGAGGGGGCCACGGTGGCGACCGGCTCGGTGCGCCGACGTGCGCAGTTGGCGCTCGCCCGCCCCGATCTGCAGTTCGTCGAACTGCGCGGCAACATCCACACCCGCCTCGAGCGCATCCCCGACGGCGGCGCGATCGTCATGGCCGTCGCCGCGCTGCAGGTGCTCGGTATGACCGAGCGATTGGACGAACGGCTCGACCCCGGCCGTTTCGTGCCGGCGATCGGTCAGGGTTGTGTGGCGCTCGAGTGCCGTCTCGACGACCCGGCGACGACGGCCTCGCTCGCTGCGATCGACCACGAGCCGACGCGCACCGCGGTCGAGATCGAGCGGGCGTTCCTCGGCGAACTCGGCTCGGGTTGCTCACTCCCGGTGGGAGCTCACGTGGTCGACGGCCGACTCACGACGTTCCTTGCCGCCGACGACGTCGCACGGGTCCACACCGAGACGACCGTGATGTCGGGCGACCACGGACGCGATCTCGGCACGGCGCGAGCAGTGGCTCATACGGCACGCGAGCGTGTCGATGCGAACTGACGCCCGCCGACCGCTGGCCGGACGCTCGGTCGTCACCACCCGCGAACGTCCCGGTGTGCTCGACTCGGAGCTCGCCCGGGCCGGAGCCGACGTCGTCCACGTTCCCCTCATCGAGACGACCGACCCCGACGACGGTGGCGAGACGCTCCGAACCGAACTCGGCCGCCTCGAGTCGTACGACTGGGTCGTCGTCACCTCGCCGGTCGGAGCCGAGCGGGTGATGCCGGCAGCTCGCGGGCACGATCTGCGGGTCGCGACCGTCGGCACCAAGACGGCACAGGTCGCCGAACGGCTCGGTGGTCGCCCCGTCGACGTCGTTCCCGACCGTCAGCTCGCCGTCGAACTCGTCGCCGCGATGCCCGCCGTCGACGCCGCAGGTCCGTCACCCCGTCTGCTCCTCGCCGTTGCCGACCGTGCCGACCCCGTCACGGCCGACGCCCTCCGTGCGCGCGGCTACGACGTCACCCTGATCACGGCGTATCGGACGATGCTGCGCGTCCCGACGTGGCGAGAGCGCCGAGCGGCCCTGGCGGCCGATGCGGCGGTGTTCGCCAGCGGGTCGGCCGCGATCTCGTGGTCGGAGGCCATCGGTGCCGAGGCGCCGACCGCCGTGATCTCGATCGGCCCGTCGACGACGAAGGCGGCGACCGAACACGGCCTTCAGGTGACGGCGACCGCGACCGATCACTCCATCGACGGCCTCGTCGAGACGGTCATACGAACGCTCGGCGGCGGCCCGTAACATGGCCGCCGAGCGGGGCGGCGTTCGGACGGATACGACGATGCAGGGATTCACGAGGGTGCGACGACCACGAACGGCACGGTCGCGGTGGCGCGCGTCGTCGATCGCTGCGGCGCTCCTCGTCACCGCCACCATGGGCGTGTCCCTCGTCGCTCCCGCCGAGGTGAGCGCTCAGGACGGCGTCTCCATGCTCGTCGCCGACGTCGACGACGCAACACGGCCGTCGGTGTCACAGGACGGACGCTGGGTCGTCTTCGAGGGTGCGGTCGACGGACGTCGAAGCGTGTTCCGGACCGATCGGAACAGCGGCGAGACGGTCGAGCTGTCACCGGTCCCGTCGTCGGTCCGGGCGGGCGACACGGTGATGCCGCGCCTGTCGTCCGACGGATGCGTGGTCGTCGCGATCACCGAGATCCCGTACGACCTGTTCCGCGACGACGATCAGCTCGAACGATGGGACGTGTATCGCCTCGTCGTCCCCGAGTGTGGCGGCCAGCCGGCCGGCTGGGAACTGGTGTCGGCCAACAGCAGCGGCACGGCGATCGACGGCGTCTTCACTGACGCCCCGCCGGCGCTCTCCGGCTCAGGGGCGATCGTGGCGTACGTCCGCCAGCTCACCGGCGCGCCCGAAGGCGTCGGCACGATCATGGTCGTCGACATCACCGTGCCGGTGAACGAGGTGGGGCGAGAAGAAGAGGTCGCCGGCATGCCGGTCGAGACCCCCAATCGGGCGTATCTGTACCAGGGGGCCCGCCAGCCAGTGCTGTCCGAGAACGGGCGACACCTCGCGTTCGTCGCGGACACCACGGCGTCGGCGCCCCTGCCGGGTTGGGCAGCCGGACCGGTGCCGGGCGAAGCGGCGACCTCCCAGGTGTTCGTCTGGGATCGCTCGACCCTCGATCGGCGCAACGCCGTCCACCTCGTGTCGGGGCGTGGCGGCGTGCCGAGCGCCACCGGTGCATCGTCACCGTCGATGTCGGAGGCCGGGCGGTTCATCGCCTTCGTGTCCGACGACCGGACGCTCGTGCCTGCCGATCTGCCACCCTGCACGCCCGACTGCCCGACCCAGGTGTACCGCTTCGATCGCGACACCGACGCGAACGGCGTGTTCGACGAGGCGCCGCGTGGTGAACCGCTCTCGATCGTGTCCGCCGTCGATGCGGGCGACATCGCGATCGGCGTGCCGATCGCCGGCGACGGGTCGTCGTGGGCGCCGACGGTCAGCGCCGACGGGAGCCAGGTCGCCTTCGTCACCGACGCCACCAACCTGCTGCCGAGCCGTCGCGGCGGCGGCGGGCGCGTCTCCGACGGCGATCTGCTCGTGAGCGAGATGGAGCTCGGCACGGTTCGGCGGGTGCTCGACGGCGCTGATCTCACCGACGTGCCCGGGGCACACGGCAACCCGGCGATGTCGCGCACCGGCCAGGTGGTCGTGTTCGAGACCGCCGCCGTCGGGCCGCTCTCCGGTCAACCCACGACCGAACTCGGCGCCCGGGGTATCGCCGCGGTCGAGGTGACGCCGCGTTTGTCGTTGGCCGAACTCGACTTCGGCTCGACCATCCTCAATCTCGAGAGCAGCGAGCTCTATGTGCGCGTCCAGAACGCCGGACCGGCATCGTTCGAACCGACGTTGGTCATCGTCGATGCTCCGTTCCGCGTCACCGGCGGTACGTGTGCGAAGGGCATTCTGGTCGCCGCCGGCACCACCTGTTCGGTGCACGTGACGTTCCGGCCGACGGCCGTCAGAGGGTACGAGGGCACACTCACCGTCAGCGGCAACGGCGGGAACGCACCGACGGTGTCGTCGACCGTTCGGGGCGCAGCGGGTGAGCCGATCCTGCTGGCCGAGCCCGGCGGCGTCGATCTGGATGCCGGCATCATCGGCGGGACCGGTGGGCGGGTCGCGATCGACATCTCGAACATCGCGTTCTTCCCGACCGAGGTAGGCCGCGTGTTCATGGCCGGTGCCCACCCGGACGACTTCGTGATCACGGAGCAGAGCTGTCTCGGGCGGGCGCTCAATCCGGGCGCGAGCTGCGCGGTCGAGATCGAGTTCCAGCCGACCGACGTCGGGTATCGCAACGCGCTGCTGGTCGCTGTGACGGGAGCGTCACAGGCGACAGCCGGCGGCGAGTACACCGCAGCGTTCGTGGGCGGGTACGCCGGCTACGAGCCGACGTTCGAGGTCACGACCGACTCGGTCGCCGTCGGCGCACAGCTGGGCATCGGCCTCGAGGGGTTCCCGGCCGACACGACCGTGTCGATCGGGTTCGACGACGGTTCGGCGCCGTGGGCGGAGGTCACCACGAGCGACGCTGGGGCGGCCCTGGCGCTGCTCCAGACGCCGACCCGTATCCGGGCGGGGGTCCACCGGCTCGTCGCCTCGGCTGGTGAGTCGTCGATCGCAACCGTCGAGGTCGAGTTCGTCGCGGCGCCGAAGCGTCCGACCCCGGGCCTCCCCGGCTTCGGCATGGGCTAGGACGGCGCCTTCGCGGCAGCGAACTCGCAGGGCCCTGGTCGGGGCACGAGCGGGTCGCGCCACGGACGAGTGTGATGGGCGGTCAGGAGTCGGTCGAGCTCGCGACGACGAGTTCGCCACCGAGCAGGACGGCGACGTCGCATCCGGTGCCCGACGGCTGACCGACCACGGTGCACTCGACCGCCAGCACGATGTTGTCCGACGGTGCGAACGGGATCGGGCTGATGCGGGGCTGGAACTCGTTCGCCGAGCTCATCGAACCGAGATCGAACTCGTAGAGGATGTCGCCGTTGCGCAGGAGTTGGGCGGTGCCGAGGTCGCCGTTCGGGTTCTGCAGCACCAGGTCGGTCATCCGGAACTCGCTGTCGGGCGGCACGGTGACCGACTCGCTGCGTTCCTGGTTGACGCCGACATCGACGGCGATCCGGTACGAGACCGGGGTCCCGGTCGGTTCGTCGGCCACCACGACCGGCTCGTCGACCGGCACGGTGACGGATGGTTCGGGTGCGGTCGTGGCGGGTGCGATCGTCAGCTCGTCGAGCTGATCGTCGACCGCCCGCTCGGCGGCGTCGCGGATCTCGGGTCGGACGACGGCGAACCAGGCGAGCACGACGGCGGCGAGTACCGCCGCCGTCGCCAGGGCGCGCCCGATCAG contains:
- the hemC gene encoding hydroxymethylbilane synthase, with product MTTLRLATRGSAQARTQAEFVAARLAERGVDAELVIIETHGDRTQATNVPLHTIGGQGVFVKEVQAAVLDGRADVAVHSAKDLPTETDPRLTIGAYTERRDAADALIGATLDDLPEGATVATGSVRRRAQLALARPDLQFVELRGNIHTRLERIPDGGAIVMAVAALQVLGMTERLDERLDPGRFVPAIGQGCVALECRLDDPATTASLAAIDHEPTRTAVEIERAFLGELGSGCSLPVGAHVVDGRLTTFLAADDVARVHTETTVMSGDHGRDLGTARAVAHTARERVDAN
- a CDS encoding choice-of-anchor D domain-containing protein, producing the protein MRRPRTARSRWRASSIAAALLVTATMGVSLVAPAEVSAQDGVSMLVADVDDATRPSVSQDGRWVVFEGAVDGRRSVFRTDRNSGETVELSPVPSSVRAGDTVMPRLSSDGCVVVAITEIPYDLFRDDDQLERWDVYRLVVPECGGQPAGWELVSANSSGTAIDGVFTDAPPALSGSGAIVAYVRQLTGAPEGVGTIMVVDITVPVNEVGREEEVAGMPVETPNRAYLYQGARQPVLSENGRHLAFVADTTASAPLPGWAAGPVPGEAATSQVFVWDRSTLDRRNAVHLVSGRGGVPSATGASSPSMSEAGRFIAFVSDDRTLVPADLPPCTPDCPTQVYRFDRDTDANGVFDEAPRGEPLSIVSAVDAGDIAIGVPIAGDGSSWAPTVSADGSQVAFVTDATNLLPSRRGGGGRVSDGDLLVSEMELGTVRRVLDGADLTDVPGAHGNPAMSRTGQVVVFETAAVGPLSGQPTTELGARGIAAVEVTPRLSLAELDFGSTILNLESSELYVRVQNAGPASFEPTLVIVDAPFRVTGGTCAKGILVAAGTTCSVHVTFRPTAVRGYEGTLTVSGNGGNAPTVSSTVRGAAGEPILLAEPGGVDLDAGIIGGTGGRVAIDISNIAFFPTEVGRVFMAGAHPDDFVITEQSCLGRALNPGASCAVEIEFQPTDVGYRNALLVAVTGASQATAGGEYTAAFVGGYAGYEPTFEVTTDSVAVGAQLGIGLEGFPADTTVSIGFDDGSAPWAEVTTSDAGAALALLQTPTRIRAGVHRLVASAGESSIATVEVEFVAAPKRPTPGLPGFGMG
- a CDS encoding uroporphyrinogen-III synthase, which gives rise to MRTDARRPLAGRSVVTTRERPGVLDSELARAGADVVHVPLIETTDPDDGGETLRTELGRLESYDWVVVTSPVGAERVMPAARGHDLRVATVGTKTAQVAERLGGRPVDVVPDRQLAVELVAAMPAVDAAGPSPRLLLAVADRADPVTADALRARGYDVTLITAYRTMLRVPTWRERRAALAADAAVFASGSAAISWSEAIGAEAPTAVISIGPSTTKAATEHGLQVTATATDHSIDGLVETVIRTLGGGP